The genomic interval CATGAAAAACTGATAAACTTTCAAAAAAGCGTTAAAAAGCATGGATTTGTGATGATTTTACTGCTTCGTTTAGTCCCGCTTGTGCCATTTAACATCATCAGTTACAGCGCTGGATTTTCAACGATTCGCTACCGTGATTTTTTCTTCGCAACGTTTTTGGGCATGTTGCCTGGCGTTTTGGTGTACTCCAACATCGGAGCGCAATCGCTGAGTTTTGGAAGCCATGAGTTTTACATCTCCGTTGGCTTATTGGTGGTGCTTGTGGTGGTTTCAATGATTTTAAAACAACGTGTGAAAAAGAGGTTAGAAGCGTATGAAAAGTAGTTGGCAGAGAATTGTTTTTGAAGAGCATCCGATTTACGTACACCGCCACAGTGCGGACTGGTTTGTGCCCAATGCAAGTGCGGATGCGTTATTGCAAAGTGCGGAGAAAAGCCTTGCGTATGAGCAGTTAAAACACCGCATTTCAGAACCAAATCCGCTGCATTACAGACCAAAACCCTCGTCTAAAACAGCCCTTCATGAGTTTTGGATACACCTCACCAACCGTTGCAA from Sulfurospirillum multivorans DSM 12446 carries:
- a CDS encoding TVP38/TMEM64 family protein yields the protein MFLFYKTGVLSYAQVESIKTFVLSFGIYAPIIFIVLFTLAPLIFFPDGILALAGGLIFGFAWGSVYIIVGALCGGTLSFYLARLYGKKMHEKLAHEKLINFQKSVKKHGFVMILLLRLVPLVPFNIISYSAGFSTIRYRDFFFATFLGMLPGVLVYSNIGAQSLSFGSHEFYISVGLLVVLVVVSMILKQRVKKRLEAYEK